A window of the Helianthus annuus cultivar XRQ/B chromosome 4, HanXRQr2.0-SUNRISE, whole genome shotgun sequence genome harbors these coding sequences:
- the LOC110912625 gene encoding uncharacterized protein LOC110912625, which yields MEIVEDLVADDAAHDFDSDYEFDASHFCDFLKEETIAEAQQAESWFRFAHEYPPSPFLVKLKFMKAAETDPNKTSSSKLEANKNTTTSIILDGDIDHKAASREMKIKGVKHHNHIPQDNKKAKPKSTVNLSKPSGSSFMKPTASHLAKQNKECDIHSGGFGRLQKPLVSAVEKLRSPIRIQNQTTKRQKLEIGYLRKAAQLKHRASFLHKTSKKAVQLESSSTSKVKPTIPKKPALVTEERAQTRMSQNKSESLHGPPNRKILDAPKLAQHQKNMTRSNDKVHPIKDGGFKLNSKQNSHLPPTELFKKLSLKSEPETKVTSSLKQTHLTKGLKENVPDYQQEFRRCVGKPNHYGTDSRITEVKI from the exons ATGGAAATTGTGGAGGATTTGGTTGCAGATGACGCCGCCCATGATTTTGATTCCGATTACGAGTTTGATGCTTCTCATTTCTGTGATTTTTTGAAAGAGGAGACGATTGCAGAGGCTCAACAGGCTGAGAGCTGGTTCCGATTCGCTCATGAGTATCCGCCTTCTC CCTTTCTTGTGAAGTTAAAATTTATGAAGGCAGCCGAAACCGATCCGAACAAAACCAGCTCCAGTAAATTAGAAGCTAATAAAAATACCACTACATCCATCATTTTGGATGGCGACATCGATCATAAAGCTGCCTCAAGAGAGATGAAAATCAAAG GTGTGAAGCATCATAATCATATTCCTCAAGATAATAAAAAGGCTAAACCAAAGTCCACAGTCAACTTATCTAAACCAAGTGGTTCATCGTTCATGAAACCTACTGCTAGTCATTTGGCAAAGCAGAATAAAGAATGTGACATACATTCAGGCGGCTTTGGAAG GTTGCAGAAGCCATTAGTTAGTGCAGTTGAAAAGCTACGATCTCCTATCAGAATTCAAAATCAAACCACCAAAAGACAGAAGCTAGAAATTGGTTATTTGCGTAAG GCTGCACAATTGAAGCACCGGGCTTCATTTTTGCACAAAACATCCAAGAAG GCTGTACAACTGGAAAGCAGCTCAACTTCTAAAGTTAAACCCACTATTCCCAAAAAGCCTGCATTGGTAACCGAAGAGCGAGCTCAAACGCGCAt GTCCCAGAATAAATCTGAATCCCTTCATGGCCCACCGAACCGAAAA ATTCTTGATGCTCCTAAATTGGCCCAACATCAGAAAAACATGACTCGGTCAAATGACAAG GTGCATCCAATTAAAGATGGCGGATTTAAACTAAATTCAAAACAAAACTCTCATCTACCACCAACAGAATTATTCAAAAAG CTCTCTTTGAAATCTGAACCCGAGACAAAAGTTACATCGTCgttaaaacaaactcatttaACGAAG GGGCTGAAGGAGAATGTTCCTGATTACCAGCAGGAATTTCGG AGATGTGTCGGGAAGCCAAATCATTATGGAACCGATTCAAGGATCACCGAAGTTAAAATATAG
- the LOC118491087 gene encoding uncharacterized protein LOC118491087 has translation MDSESSKRSTRSQKHKETKPDDDFEELYNPKPLQIVQPGEPIPTFDNEPLHPIPLKVVRPTKKEYYMSPKFWNEVAIWGPSYTNHPTSGGEPSDPIKEEIDEKPEISVVQPKKEEDDEKQKIPILQPKHEEDEEKPIISVKNFGRK, from the exons ATGGATTCAGAGA GTTCTAAGAGATCTACAAGAAGCCAGAAGCATAAAGAAACAAAACCTGATGACGATTTCGAAG AGCTGTACAATCCCAAACCACTACAAATTGTACAACCAGGAGAACCAATCCCTACTTTTGATAATGAACCTTTGCATCCCATTCCACTAAAAGTTGTAAGACCAACAAAAAAGGAATATTATATGAGTCCGAAATTTTGGAATGAAGTAGCAATCTGGGGGCCAAGCTATACCAATCATCCTACTTCTGGTGGTGAACCTTCAGATCCCATAAAAGAAGAGATTGATGAGAAACCTGAAATCTCAGTTGTACAACCcaaaaaagaagaagatgatgaaaaacaAAAGATCCCCATCCTACAACCTAAACATGAAGAAGATGAGGAAAAACCTATAATCTCAGTCAAGAATTTTGGAAGGAAGTAG